The DNA region gatccagatcatgatccaaattcaggaatttttttaaggattctgatcagccacaacattaagacctctggatATAACagatgcgcagtgtaactgatgcaCTGATGatcctctttccttcagagagagagacagagagagtgaggggtggagggagggggggacaaTTATAGAatcagcgttttttcacattaaactccgtgaaattacagttgagttggaccaaagcacacttggtgattgttggaaagagtaacgacgacggtttaggtgagttttattttgtttctgtccagtttgaatgaagtgttttacgatgctccgctacgtacagctgatctcaacataaacaaaaatacaccgGCCAAAGTTCAGTGTGGATAGTTACTGTTGTACATCCTGAAAtgtacatttaataataaaaaataaaacatctcatCACAGATCATCTAGAGAATGAGAAGACAGAGAAATCCCATATTCATCACCTGTTCAGTGAGAGGGACTCCTCCTGACAGCTAATAGATGATCTAAGACTGCCACCTAGTGGCACAACACTGGTGGTAAAACCCTCTGCTCAATAAATAGAATCACATCAGACCCATCCAAACATGCAACCCAGGCAGGAGCTTAGCTGAAGTCTAGCctcaaggtcaaaggtcatcctgaTTCCAAAGTTTAAGTCTCCTGAACCTGAAAACATGTATTGGACTCCTGCTTAGAGCAGACAGACATTTGTGCAGCATTTTTTGACTAATTTACTATTTCACATATTTCAAATGATTTGCAGCGAGAATATTTTCTGCCTGgtgctttgaatgtaaaacacTGTGTGTATTATACCCATTATTTCAGTAACAAATAAGCCTATTTAATGCTTTTAGTGCTGTCATTGTCTATTTACAGCCAGTTGTCATATTGAATGGTGTGGTTTGTTCTGCATAAGAAACTTGAAAGGTAAACTTTTAAGATTCACATTCCAATGTGTTTCCAAGTTTTAAGTtagttttatttactttaaatcAGGTAGATAAAGCCAGCCAGTCTTTTCTATCTGTTAGTTTCTGTTCAGCTCGCAGACACTGTAAACCTACTGGAGCGGCCATCTAAAATCTTTGAACATCTCAAAGCTACATTTTTTAGTTGCCTGGTAACTCACTTATAATTGCGCATATTGATTGGAAAAGTTGAAATTGAAAATAGCCTATGTATCAGGCACAgctgtggtggaagaagtacttaaAACCTTTACTTATATAGGTAAGAGTACCAACACAACAAAGTACTAACAgtccattacaagtaaatgccctgcattcaaaaccatATTGAAtgagacatatcatgctcattttcaggttcatatttgtattttgtgtttctactagaacatgtttacatactttaatgtttaaaaaaaactttattttcctcatgctgtctgcttgaatataactgtatttaccctctgtctgaaacactctgttttaatacatttcagtggaattgcaatggaattgcaatggaattgcgttgctaggcaacagcttgggtccatgtttacttcctgtcagctgatgtcattcacatccactgcaaagggaaataaactgggacatatttagaatgtttacgtttaaaactttgaaatggtctatatattgtagatttgtgacatcacaagtggacagaaatccttacggcttgtttcaaaagcacagtttctgaatacgggctgtgtgtatttctctgtgtttcgatactttcacagtatttatatagaacttaaacctgcttaataatataaaagccatgaaaatgtcactttttataatatgggacctttaagtaagaGTACAAAGTATtttcagctaaatgtacttaaagtaggCGGcccggtggtgcagtggttagcagtGTTGGCTCACAGCAAGAAGGTTCTAGGCTGGAACCTGCTGGCTGTCATTTGGCATTTATTGTCATATCACGAGCTCCCCGACTTCTCCCACGTTAATCTATGAAGGAACCTTCCACATAGAAAATACACTAATAAGTGTTCTAGACCAGTCATTGGACAGTTATGACATTGAATTGAAAAACCCTTGCAACTCCACATATTAGATATCGTTCAACCCTGCCCTCTATGCCCCCTGATAATACTCGATAAtgggtgctttttttttttttttacagctaaactgtttGTTTCGGTTCCAATGAATTCTGGTGCTTTacctgtttggtttggtttatatcagctggtgtgaaagctgttaATCAATGGTGCGGAACTGTAAAGGAAGCAATCTGCTTAACTAATCTCTATACTAATTATTATTTGGTAACTATGGTTATTGTGCTGTTGGAGTGTGAGCATTTTCCCAAATCAAAAGTGTTAAAACGTAGGTGTGTTGCCTGTGTACTACTGCATGTATTTAGCAGTTTCCCATTCAAATGTGAAATAAACATAGCAACCAATCAGTAACTTTCCCCCCCGGAATATTATGGCAAGAGATCTCTTTAGCGTTTGCCATGACTGATGCTCACAGTGAGTTATTACCTCTGCTTAGGCCGAaggctggtttgtttgttggtttgtccgtttggaggattactccataagtttgcgatggatttaAATGAAttcttttggaggggtggggtgtggcacaatgaacaatccattagattttggtggcgatccaaaatcccattttttttttaagaactccgctcagcctgtgcattaacaccacgggctttaagacatgcgcagtgtaactgatgacgcgttcatgatGCGTCACCCAGCCTCTCTCCTTTTGCCAGCTTTCCTCATCAAACACGGTGACAttacagggggggggggggctgtgtCGTACCtaaaacctgccttggcggaggtccacgctctccgagtgcacttctagtttcgTCATGAGCTCTTCGTGATgtcagcaaaaataaatattgactccggcccaagcaggaaaagttaacggtttggtttgtccgttcttggctactgtagaaacatggtggagcaacatggtacatgtagatataaacggctcattgtaagctaacgaaaaacacagaaattcttattttcaggtgattatacactaaagaaaacatagttattaatattatattccattactgcccatagatccccctaattcttacacactggtcctttaagatcTGAGGTTTTCCTCCACCGACGAACAGAGCGCTGCTAATGCACCAGCTTGTGTTGTGACATGTATGTTAGTATAAAACTTCTTTGGCTTTTGATTTTCAAATGTCTTTGCAAGATCTTCAGACTAATCACTTAGATAGAAAATTAATATTTGCTCCATGTTTCAGATCACACGAGACTATGAGAATGTTGTATTACCATATTTACTGTCAAAATCTGTGTTTGTCTCTCGGAAACCTCTCCGTGTTGTGCTGGTACCTGGGACTCACAGATGGTGCAGTCAAATTGTCTTGCAGCGGCTTGCGTCACAATGTTTCCCAAATAAACTCAACTAATTTCCCCATGTGGTGATTAAGTACGTACAATGAAATAATTTGGTGTTCCGTCGCAACCAATTATGTACACTTTGGAGTCGCGAGTGGCAACATGAGAGAGACACAAATTAGCTGCCATTTGTATCATTTATCCTTCCTGGCTATCGGAAGCCAAATCAAAGCAATTATGACCCGAGCGTGTCTACTTTGGAGTTTACCAAGTTCATTACGCAAATTAACTTCCTAATTAGCTTTtggcttcacacacacttccatcCGTTTTTTTTAGGGTGCTTTTAAGTAATGGCCGGCACACAAGAGCCCAAACAAAGCTGTGTGTAAATACAACAGGGGCAGGAGAATGGGCCACTTACAAATCAGACCTAATCAAAATCCCAGCATGAACCGAGGGACACTTGGCATGTGAGGGCTGAAATACTGTGACAAGATTCCAGGAGGTTTTCCCTCTAACAGAAATGCTGCATGTAATTGACTTCAGGCTCTAATAAACTAAAGAGCTCGGGGAAaagtggagagaaaaacaatttttatttcaggttttgttttgtatttgcgTCGTGTGTAGGTGCGGCGAGAAGAAATGACCTCCACTTTTAGTAGTTAAGGGGATTGTTCTCCATCAAGAACTCCGCCTGGAACGAGACAAACCAAAAGAGATGAGCATGAACATAATCAAGTGAAGGCAGATGATAAGAATGAGGTAAGAATCGGTGCTGAGGGGTCATACCAGGAAGTCCACGGGGTCCTGAGGTCGGGCTGTGCAGCACTCCATCAGGCCCTGGCTCAGGGTGGGCATGACGTGCTCCATCAGGTAGTTCCTCAAAGGGACTgactgggcctccagcagctcctcctcctgctgcctcACCTCCTCCAGACCCTtcgtctgacacacacataatgcATCACACTTCATACACAAACAagaatcccataataacctttcagcatattgtaattcaagtgttctgagagacttctgctcctcctcatggctctgttttcaggcttcagaaAATCTAGCacatgacaggagactttgaccaatcacatgtcatttcagagagagagagtgttcctattggctgtgctccggctggtgggcggtgcttggtatttcctcaacagatcgcaacatggctgccgggttacaaactttctcatttcacagctaaacagtacactacaagatgattctgagaacatttgagaaaatcggcattacagtaacagaatattgattcatatttgatcagcgctgtctagtttgaccgtttgatcggagttagctagtgattgacagctgctcagagacggcaaggctccagatcagctctgattggttgttttcctcttgtctgtgaaatcttgcagatgctgttaggagcaccagaggacaccgaaggacacagaagcacatgatttttctcagattgcctgtctcatgcactactgtcacgatatagatatatatatatatataatatatgacgttttataaaaataactttttttaatcatatttgctccatttctacccactgcatcTTTAAAGGTTACACTTGTTTAGTACAATGTGGGTCTTCATTTTGTTTGGTAAAAACATTATTGGAACGCAGTCGTATCTCTAATAGACCTCCGTGATGAAAGCAGATGTGTTTGATAGTTGATTTATGAAGCATCGCATATCCTTCTCCAAACAACATTCAAACCCCAGCTCTCCTCCCAGTATCTACCCACTCCTCCCAGTACCTACCGACTCCTCCCAGCTCTCCTCCCAGTACCTACCCACTCCTCCCAGCTCTCCTCCCAGTACCTAACCACTCCTCTTAGCTCTCCTCCCAGTACCTACCCACTCCTCCCAGCTCTCCTCCCAGCTCTCCTCCCAGCTCTCCTCCCAGTACCTACCCACTCCTCCCAGCGTGCAGCCCTGTGTTCggcctcctctgcctccctcctctcctcctcagcctcctcCTGGGCCTCTCTACTCATCTTCTCCTcagccttcctcctctcctcttcctccacctcctggcTTCTGGGGCCGTAGTTCCTGGGCCGGCCCACCGTGTCTAAGATCTTCTGCATCAGCAGCAGGCAGTCAGGTTCATCGCTGCTGGTGATCTCTGGAGAGAACGACAAGGGACACACTGAGGTCTGACCATACGATGAAAAGATCTGTgggtttgtcatctcaaatgtatgcGATAAAATTTCAAGTTGGAGCCAAACTCCTTCGATTGTGGCACCCagcaacacagcaagatgacatgtTTGATGTGTAACCATGTTTGATGTGCCTACTATGAGGTGATTCATATGGCAAgtcattttatcatttaatagCTCAGCTTGACTAtccggaattaacattagagatatccacaactacattttgactagtcgtaattaaattgtgactagtcagaattattattccagatatctataacgtcattgtgactagtcaaaaaAATAGTaagagatatctgtaattcagttctgactatcctaaataacagttacagatatctcaaacctcattatgactagtcagagttgttgtcatgacgttgctcatcaaggcttcccattggatatcggTTCAACAAAGCATCTGTacagtgtcagcagaagcttttgctaacttggatagttcggtaaagtatgaaagatattcacagattcaaacttcccagatcaataactcataagaaggttaaaacaccaacgagggctccttctaaccgtagtgaggtagacaacgagctacaagctcgttttaatcacaacgagcctttagtcctccgagctggacacataacatcgttctctatgtgcagccggctgtgagacgagtagTCAGGGACAAGATAAGTAGTATAATAATAAGATTTGAAGCGCTCATCATCAAGGAATTTGTGGCGAACAAGCGTTTCGTTCGCTAGAGAGTTGTGGTAGAAATTTACAGTGTGTTGTGGATTTGatgtctccagacacactttaaaAACCCATACGGCTGCAGCCATAGTATGTTGGAATAGCTCCATGACAAtgacaatgtagatatctacaattgaGGGAAATTAAAGATATCTGGAACTGGAATTAGGAATAGTCAgaattgtggatatctgtaGTGAGAAACCCcattcacatgaatggcaaaagtagtttgaatcgtactagtcaaaatgtaattacagatatctagaattagagttTTGCCTAGTCAAAACGGAATtagggatatcttgaattagactTTTGACTAGGCGAAATGACATTGCTTGCCATATATTCATGTTTGCCTCCAGCTAGCAAGTCATGCTTCACGGATTACCCAGGTACAGAGGGGTGATGTCCAGCTCGTCAAAGTAGTTCACAACAGTTTCATCTTCCGTGTTGTTCTTTCTGTATCTGGCCAGTCGTCGTAGGACGTGATCCTGCTTGTAGTTGTGTTCCTGTACCAGCCTCTCCGGCAGGTTCATCATCCGATCCTTTAGGAAGGCATCTGACGCATCCAGGCACAACACAAACTCTGTGGCACACACAGGGAATCCATTAGATACTGTACAATGCTGTACACTCAGGCCTTTTTATTGATACCCCTATGGATATTTTTTGTGGTTATTGAAAGCTTGTTGCAACTTTCTCTAAATATGTCTAGCTTGTCCTTGTGATTGCTACAAGGCCTACCAGCATGCTTCCATCTCACTGCTGTGGGCTAACATTCAACATGGGGAAAATAGCACTACAGACACCTGGCATATTTGTCTTGCTGAATAATGAAATCTGGGATGTTCCATCTTCTGATTCATGTTCTTCagctaaaacagaaataaaaaagaaaagtatagTTGTTAATGTACGTATAGCATGTATCGTGTTATTCGTAGTGTTTGCAGTAGTGCAACAGGAGCTCCGTATGTGTCAGTCTCTCACCACAGAAGAGCTCTTTAGCTTGTTCATATGTCTTGGGAAAGCCGTCGAGAATGAATCCCTGGTTTCTGCACGGGTTAGACATCAGCTTATCCTTCACCACCCTCACCAGCAGCTGGTCATCCAAAAGACCTAATGGACAAAGACATTgatattatactttattattaggGATATTCCAAATGATTTAGTATGGCACTTCCATGAAGAAGggtcaaaatcaaagcagcagagtgTGAGATATCCTGACCTTTAGTCCCTAGTATGGGCaaagctccaaaaacacaggctcctacacttcccataatgcaactaaTAATATCATAACAGCATCTCTCAATAGAACTTCCTTCCtggtatatatacagtatacatacatataagataagataagataagataagatattcctttattagtcccgcagtggggacatttgcagtgtacagcagcaaaggggatagtgcaaaaaacaagaagcatcagctaacacagtaaaaaaagagctaaacaaagtgaaacaaaatatgaaccatttaaatagaaggaagtataaaaataggagcagtatatacagtattgacaataaacagaacagtggaaaaatgatattgcacagtgagaatgaaaggAAAAGCctcctgaaaatattgcacagtatgaattacacagtagtagtaatgatattgcacagtcagtatacagtatagtgcacttattgtcagtttttggtgtgtaagtggtctactgggagcagtgctggttgtggtctactgggagcagtgctggttgtggtctacagggagcagtgctggttgtggtctatactgggagcagtgctggttggggtctactgggagcagtgctggttgtggtctactgggagcagtgctggttgtggtctatactgggagcagtgctggttgttgtctactgggagcagtgctggttgtggtctactgggagcagtgctggttgtggtctacagggagcagtgctggtttcGGTCtatactgggagcagtgctggttggggtctactgggagcagtgctggttgtggtctactgggagcagtgctggttgtggtctataCTGGGAGCattgctggttgtggtctactgggagcagtgctggttgtggtctacaggGAGCAGTGCAGGTTGTGGTCTACAGGGAGcggtgctggttgtggtctactgggagcggTACTGGTCATGGTCTacagggagcagtgctggttgtggtctacagggagcagtgctggttttggtctactgggagcagtgctggttgtggtctactgggagcggtgctggttgtggtctacaggGAGCGGTGCTGGTTTTGGTCTACAGGGAGaggtgctggttgtggtctactgggagcggTACTGGTCGTGGTCTacagggagcagtgctggtcgtggtctactgggagcagtgctggtcgTGGTCTACAAGGAGCagagctggttgtggtctacagggagcagtgctggttgtggtctactgggagcagtgctggttgtggtctatactgggagcagtgctggttgggGTCTATagtgggagcagtgctggttggggtctactgggagcagtgctggttgtggtctacagggagcagtgctggttgtggtctacaggGAGCcatgctggttgtggtctacagggagcagtgctggttgtggtctacagggagcagtgctggttgtggtctactgggagcagtgctggttgtggtctacagggagcagtgctggttgtggtctgcagggagcagtgctggttgtggtctacagggagcagtgctggttgtggtctacagggagcagtgctggttgtggtctgcagggagcagtgctggttgtggtctactgggagcagtgctggtttggtctactgggagcagtgctggttgtggtctacagggagcagtgctggttttggtctactgggagcagtgctggttgtcgTCTacagggagcagtgctggttttGGTCTacagggagcagtgctggttttGGTCTacagggagcagtgctggttttggtctactgggagcagtgctggttgtggtctacaggGAGCAGTGCTGGAGACctaaactccggtgtctcccctgttccttctgaccgcggtcggcaggctgaagcaggaaaagccaacactaggatcagcattgattcatggagggacctttgtttggtcagctaacattagagtgatattgtggttttagctgctaatgttgctaacgttaatcaacatgatgcctgtcaatcacgttcagtcttgtgtgtgtcgcctcactgttttgaccgatgctcgctcacGTCTAcatagtgcgagcacaagcgtgagcaacagtGCGCtgctttcgttgacttaaaggccacaggtgtcactgttaacaagcaatttctgattcttacagagagtccctttaataggAACTATGAGTTGGATATAATCGGATCAGGCTCTGTATCGGCAGATAGCCAAGGTTAAAGGATGTGGATCAAGGCCAAAAAAACTTTGGGACATCCCTAGCAGAAACCATGGTCTGTTCAGGGTTTTCTAGTCAAATAAGACTCTGTTCAGTTCAACTGCACTCACCATCTGACACTGAAGATAAAGGAAGGGGATTGAATGCTGACGGGAACCAAGGACTAATCAGTGACAACTGCAGAccaagtgtgtgtttctgggcacccccagaaacacacacttatGCCAGTGGTTCCGGGCAGGTAAACAGCTGGTTGTCACAGTGTGTACCTCCGTTCTGCTCCATACTGTTGTTCAGGCTGTTCAGCAGCTCCTTGGCCTCTGCTGTAGAGTCGTCATTCTCTGCATCTGGATTAGCATTCTTCACAGTTTCTTCCTACAAATGGAATTGTAACGACATTAAAAGAcatgtacatgtactgtatgtctactGGTGTTTTGTTAACACTAACCAgtgttaaaggtgcaatgtgttggatctggcggcatctagtggtgaggttgcagattgcaactacaAGGTGGCCGAAGtcaaaacgtgaatggccctatctagagccagtgtttggtttgtctgttccgggctactgtagaaacatggcgaactcTGTGAAGCAGACTCGCTCCACAGAACGTATATTTCTAAGAAgagaaagtcaattgtttgttccattgcaacatcagcgccca from Sebastes umbrosus isolate fSebUmb1 chromosome 16, fSebUmb1.pri, whole genome shotgun sequence includes:
- the ak7b gene encoding adenylate kinase 7 isoform X3 yields the protein MAESRMEEVKVSPKRVFINRLDCYASKWIAKFLCECVVGGTETDEEEERLTPTRSGAPSFHLVGTVSDNEDRPHVLEEYRQLNRDELLSKLMDCDVVIYNITQHAEQVEEAFWAVTALHKEMDHFSGPKMFILVSTVMTWACSKPDQPDTPFTDELFRIRKAHPNFRQHIDLEKRVVKIGKTNRKLLSTYVVASGLQYGMGEQLFHFFFKTSWLGQEHEIPVFGDGNSIVPTIHISDLASVIQNVIEHRPEPYYLLAVDDSSNTMEDIVKAVAFFLGPGKIQKRPCEEAFLIQDWSEETVKNANPDAENDDSTAEAKELLNSLNNSMEQNGGLLDDQLLVRVVKDKLMSNPCRNQGFILDGFPKTYEQAKELFCAEEHESEDGTSQISLFSKTNMPEFVLCLDASDAFLKDRMMNLPERLVQEHNYKQDHVLRRLARYRKNNTEDETVVNYFDELDITPLYLEITSSDEPDCLLLMQKILDTVGRPRNYGPRSQEVEEEERRKAEEKMSREAQEEAEEERREAEEAEHRAARWEEWTKGLEEVRQQEEELLEAQSVPLRNYLMEHVMPTLSQGLMECCTARPQDPVDFLAEFLMENNPLNY